The genomic interval AAGTATTTGCCGCCAACCCTGAGCGCCTGCTGCCTCAAGCGGCCAAATTAACCTGGCAACGCGCAGAAGAAAAAGGGCTAGGAATGAGAGCCATCGCCGATTACATCTCATCGCTGACTGACCGGCAAGCGGAGAGCTTACATCAAAAGCTTTTCTCCTAACGCATTGCTTGGCATCGTTAACACCAAACTCGCTGGGGTGCCGACCACTCAAGCGGGTTAAAAACTCGATAACTGCGTCACAAAGCAACTTGTAGAGCCAAGCTTAAGATTGCGGCTATACAAAAAACCGCGCCTTGTTGTTAAGTTTTGCCTGCATTTTTCCATTAAAAACGACTTAAGAGGATTTGTATTAATCCGATTGCTCTAAACCATAATGTGACGCCAATACCTCTGGTGGCATTTGTGACATATAAAAATCAATCATCTGATTAAAAGAGTGTAATAGCGGTGAAAAGTCGTTGTCGGGCTCTAGCAACGACAAAAGGTGATAACCGGCCTCAACCGTCGATAAATAGTGGCTTTTCGGCGCTTTGCGCAAGCGATAGTCACCGCATAACCCCTCGGGTAAGCACACGCTTGGCAGTGAATGTAGGTTACTCGACAGGCGCCACATTTTGTAAGCTTTTTTCCAAGTACCATCGAGCAATATCACACACAATGCCTTGCCCTGGTGCTCTGCCGAAGAGAAAGACTGACCCAGCGCCACCGACT from Vibrio sp. HB236076 carries:
- a CDS encoding tRNA-uridine aminocarboxypropyltransferase — translated: MSRYCPACYKARKACICASITPLQAQTKLVILQHHTETSQALATAPILELSLDSCQVLVGEDFTDNAMLNTLLTNPSYHCVLLYPSEQSVALGQSFSSAEHQGKALCVILLDGTWKKAYKMWRLSSNLHSLPSVCLPEGLCGDYRLRKAPKSHYLSTVEAGYHLLSLLEPDNDFSPLLHSFNQMIDFYMSQMPPEVLASHYGLEQSD